One genomic region from Robbsia betulipollinis encodes:
- a CDS encoding ABC transporter substrate-binding protein: MAATLGLLLTAAVTTAAMGAVATGDTSKDKIALSNSFAGNTFRQQQLKSWAQVALQAKQAGLIGDAPAFTTAENQATEQAQQIQNLVLQGYKAIVINAASPTALNGSVKRACNAGVIVVSFDGVVTEPCAYRIAADFPRMGAVQVDFLAKKLNGKGNILEIRGLAGVSVDDEIHRGVVDEMKKYPGMKLVGSVYGAWTQTVAQKEVAGVLPSLPQVDGVVTQGGDGYGVAQAFRSAGRTVPTIILGNRQEELAWWKSQGADNYKTMSIAADPGSSTFAFWVAQQLLAGNKLPHDMSLPTLTVMADGLDAVLAHTAPGTVASNIFTREQVVGTVERQKKP; the protein is encoded by the coding sequence ATGGCGGCGACGCTGGGCCTGTTGCTGACGGCGGCCGTGACAACCGCGGCAATGGGCGCGGTGGCGACCGGGGACACGTCGAAAGACAAGATCGCGCTGTCGAACAGCTTCGCCGGCAACACCTTCCGGCAACAGCAATTGAAGAGCTGGGCGCAAGTGGCGTTGCAGGCGAAGCAGGCCGGGCTGATCGGCGATGCACCCGCCTTCACGACGGCGGAAAATCAAGCCACCGAGCAGGCGCAGCAGATCCAGAACCTCGTGTTGCAAGGATACAAGGCGATCGTCATCAATGCCGCGTCCCCCACCGCCCTGAATGGCTCGGTCAAGCGCGCCTGCAACGCCGGGGTCATCGTCGTGTCCTTCGATGGCGTGGTCACCGAGCCGTGCGCCTACCGGATCGCCGCCGACTTTCCCAGGATGGGCGCGGTGCAGGTCGACTTTCTCGCGAAAAAGCTGAACGGCAAAGGCAACATCCTGGAAATCCGTGGCCTGGCCGGCGTATCGGTCGACGACGAGATTCATCGCGGCGTCGTCGACGAGATGAAGAAGTATCCGGGCATGAAGCTCGTCGGTTCCGTCTACGGCGCCTGGACGCAGACCGTCGCGCAGAAGGAAGTCGCCGGCGTGCTGCCGTCGCTGCCCCAGGTCGACGGCGTGGTGACGCAGGGCGGCGACGGGTACGGCGTCGCGCAGGCATTCCGCTCGGCCGGACGCACCGTGCCGACGATCATCCTCGGCAACCGGCAGGAGGAGCTCGCCTGGTGGAAGAGCCAGGGCGCGGACAACTACAAGACGATGTCGATCGCGGCCGACCCCGGCTCGTCGACCTTCGCCTTCTGGGTGGCGCAACAGCTGCTGGCCGGCAACAAGCTGCCGCACGACATGTCGTTGCCCACGCTGACGGTGATGGCGGACGGTCTCGACGCGGTACTTGCGCACACCGCGCCCGGCACCGTCGCCAGCAATATCTTCACCCGCGAACAGGTCGTGGGAACGGTCGAGCGACAGAAAAAACCGTGA
- a CDS encoding lactonase family protein yields the protein MHEGNIVMGADAWVFVGSLNTAVPHFAAANGRGIVTLHLDERTGRLTKLAEWTDVVNPTYLALSPARRLLFATSEMFDRPEGRVHAYRVAARTGQLVPLNGQDTGGSLTAHCSLDRAAGCVLVSNYTQDDAPAGWPGWQMASFAIGADGSLHAAASLTRHSGSGPERDRQRGPHAHCALVSPDNRYVLVADLGTDSLLTYGLDAPAGRLTPQALSVLKLAPGAGPRHLVFHPNGTTVYGVNELDATISRLAYAPLTGALRLRETTRGLPTSDASTPPADIHVDADGRHLYASFRGAHCIATYALDPRTGAIRSTDVRSSEGRTPRSFALSPSGNFMVVANQDSDSVVSLRIARDSGVPCEVVDRIETGTPMCVKAWAVD from the coding sequence ATGCATGAGGGGAATATCGTGATGGGTGCCGATGCCTGGGTTTTCGTGGGCAGCCTGAACACCGCCGTGCCGCATTTCGCCGCGGCCAATGGCCGTGGCATCGTGACGTTGCATCTCGACGAGCGCACCGGCAGGTTGACGAAGCTGGCGGAATGGACCGATGTGGTGAATCCCACCTATCTGGCGCTCAGCCCCGCGCGCCGTCTGTTGTTCGCCACCAGCGAGATGTTCGATCGTCCGGAAGGACGCGTCCACGCCTATCGCGTCGCGGCGCGAACCGGGCAACTCGTGCCGCTGAACGGGCAGGATACCGGCGGGAGCCTTACCGCGCATTGCAGTCTCGATCGCGCTGCCGGTTGCGTTCTGGTGAGCAACTACACGCAGGACGACGCGCCCGCCGGCTGGCCGGGTTGGCAGATGGCGAGTTTCGCGATCGGCGCGGACGGCAGTCTGCACGCCGCCGCGAGCCTGACGCGCCACAGCGGCAGCGGACCCGAACGCGACAGACAACGCGGGCCGCACGCCCATTGCGCGCTGGTCAGCCCGGACAACCGCTACGTGCTCGTCGCCGATCTGGGTACCGACTCCCTGCTGACCTATGGCCTCGACGCGCCCGCGGGTCGACTCACGCCGCAGGCCCTGTCCGTGTTGAAGCTGGCGCCGGGCGCCGGCCCTCGGCATCTCGTGTTTCATCCGAACGGGACGACGGTCTATGGCGTGAACGAACTCGATGCCACGATCAGCCGGCTCGCCTACGCGCCCCTCACCGGCGCCCTGCGGTTACGGGAAACCACGCGCGGCCTGCCGACCAGCGACGCCTCGACGCCGCCGGCCGACATCCATGTCGACGCCGACGGCCGGCACCTGTACGCCTCGTTTCGCGGCGCGCATTGCATCGCCACGTACGCGCTGGATCCCCGCACCGGCGCGATCCGGTCGACCGACGTGCGCAGTAGCGAAGGCAGGACGCCACGCAGCTTCGCGCTGTCGCCATCGGGGAATTTCATGGTGGTGGCGAACCAGGACAGCGATTCGGTCGTGTCCCTGCGCATCGCGCGGGACAGTGGCGTGCCGTGCGAGGTGGTCGACCGCATCGAAACGGGAACGCCGATGTGCGTGAAAGCCTGGGCGGTGGATTGA
- a CDS encoding mannitol dehydrogenase family protein — MPNVLSTPPLSPLRRAALPRLTPHLLSDTWREPAIGIVHLGLGSFHRAHQALYTEEAMLAEGGDWGICGVTLQGSVEKRDALVAQDGLYTVVERGPAGVRTTVARALREVLALPHDRARLFALLADARVRIVSLTVTEKGYCRDTRTGDIDREHAGVIADLAHPDAPVTVPGILTAALRQRRLAGIAPFTVMSCDNLAHNGAALRKVVCSYARLRDAALAEWIEAAVAFPSTMVDRIVPATTDADRVTASESLGLHDALPVPCEPFRQWVIEDTFPSGRPAWDRTSAQLVDDVLPFEIAKLRMLNGAHSTLAYLSMLAGFETIDVAIGHAPMHAFIHALMTHEIIPTLQANPAFDPHAYRDALLTRFANPALKHRCAQIAMDGSQKIPPRLLATIDARLQRHAPITGLALAVGAWFVFLRGQADDGTRYDISDPLAARLQGLARQVQPDAWAPGNEAALVDALLGCQDVFPPALAARADFRRPLIDAVRTLQAGARQAIANVHVHGV; from the coding sequence ATGCCGAACGTCCTTTCCACGCCGCCGCTATCGCCTTTGCGCCGCGCGGCACTCCCCCGGCTCACCCCGCACCTGCTATCCGACACGTGGCGCGAGCCCGCGATCGGCATCGTCCATCTGGGACTGGGCAGCTTCCACCGCGCGCACCAGGCGCTCTACACCGAAGAGGCGATGCTCGCCGAAGGCGGCGACTGGGGCATCTGCGGCGTGACCCTGCAGGGCAGCGTCGAAAAGCGCGATGCCCTGGTCGCCCAGGACGGTTTGTACACCGTGGTGGAACGCGGCCCCGCCGGCGTGCGAACCACCGTCGCGCGCGCGTTGCGGGAAGTTCTCGCGCTGCCGCACGACCGCGCGCGTCTGTTCGCTCTGCTCGCCGACGCGCGCGTGCGCATCGTGTCGCTCACCGTGACGGAAAAAGGCTATTGCCGCGATACGCGCACCGGCGACATCGACCGCGAGCATGCCGGAGTCATCGCGGACCTCGCGCATCCGGACGCGCCCGTCACCGTGCCGGGCATCCTGACCGCCGCGCTACGGCAACGCCGGCTGGCGGGCATCGCGCCCTTCACGGTGATGTCGTGCGACAACCTCGCGCACAACGGCGCGGCACTGCGCAAAGTGGTGTGTTCCTATGCGCGGCTGCGCGATGCGGCGCTGGCGGAGTGGATCGAGGCGGCGGTCGCGTTTCCTTCGACGATGGTCGATCGCATCGTTCCCGCCACCACCGACGCCGACCGTGTCACGGCATCCGAGTCGCTGGGGTTGCACGACGCGCTGCCGGTGCCGTGCGAACCGTTTCGCCAGTGGGTGATCGAAGACACCTTTCCGAGCGGACGCCCGGCATGGGATCGCACGTCCGCCCAGCTCGTGGACGATGTCCTGCCCTTCGAGATCGCCAAACTGCGCATGCTCAACGGCGCGCATTCCACCCTGGCGTATCTATCGATGCTGGCGGGTTTCGAAACGATCGACGTTGCCATCGGCCACGCGCCGATGCACGCCTTCATTCACGCGCTGATGACGCACGAGATCATCCCGACGTTGCAGGCCAACCCGGCATTCGACCCCCACGCCTACCGCGACGCCTTGCTGACGCGCTTCGCCAACCCGGCGCTCAAGCATCGCTGCGCGCAGATCGCGATGGACGGCAGTCAGAAAATTCCGCCGCGCCTGCTGGCGACGATCGACGCGCGCCTGCAGCGCCATGCACCGATCACGGGCCTGGCGCTGGCGGTCGGCGCCTGGTTCGTGTTCCTGCGGGGACAGGCGGACGACGGCACGCGCTACGACATCAGCGATCCGCTGGCGGCGCGGCTGCAAGGGCTGGCGCGGCAGGTACAGCCGGATGCGTGGGCACCGGGCAACGAGGCGGCGCTCGTCGATGCCTTGCTGGGTTGCCAGGACGTGTTTCCACCCGCGCTCGCCGCCCGTGCGGATTTTCGTCGGCCTTTGATCGACGCGGTACGAACGTTGCAGGCGGGCGCAAGACAGGCAATCGCGAACGTCCACGTGCACGGCGTGTGA
- the manD gene encoding D-mannonate dehydratase ManD — translation MKIIGADVIVSCPGRNFVTLKIVTDEGVYGIGDATLNGRELAVATYLTEHVCPLLIGRDPGRIEDIWQFLYKGAYWRRGPVTMSAIAAVDMALWDILGKVANLPLYRLLGGASRESVMVYGHATGRDIGEALDRYQAHVEEGYRAIRIQCGVPEMRSVYGVSKGTGMYEPATKGAVEEQIWSTEKYLDFVPRLFEAVRERFGFGTHLLHDVHHRLTPIEAARLGKSIEPYRLFWMEDPTPAENQEGFRLIRQHTVTPIAVGEVFNSIWDCKQLIEEQLIDYIRATLTHAGGITHLKRIADFASLYQVRMGCHGPSDLSPVCMGAALHFDLWVPNFGVQEYMGFPEQALDVFPHAWTFDRGAMHPGEAPGHGVDIDEALAKKYPYDPAYLPVARLEDGTLWNW, via the coding sequence ATGAAGATCATTGGTGCCGATGTGATCGTGAGCTGCCCCGGTCGCAACTTCGTGACGCTTAAGATCGTGACCGACGAAGGGGTGTACGGCATCGGCGACGCGACGCTGAATGGCCGCGAACTCGCCGTCGCGACCTATCTCACCGAGCACGTCTGTCCGCTCCTCATCGGCCGCGATCCGGGACGCATCGAGGATATCTGGCAATTCCTCTACAAGGGCGCGTACTGGCGCCGCGGACCCGTGACGATGAGCGCGATCGCCGCCGTCGACATGGCGTTGTGGGACATATTGGGCAAAGTGGCGAATCTGCCGCTGTATCGTCTGCTGGGAGGCGCCTCGCGCGAAAGCGTGATGGTGTACGGCCACGCCACCGGGCGCGACATCGGCGAGGCGCTCGACCGCTATCAGGCGCATGTCGAGGAGGGCTATCGCGCAATCCGCATTCAGTGCGGCGTGCCGGAGATGCGCTCGGTCTATGGCGTGTCGAAGGGCACCGGAATGTACGAACCCGCGACCAAGGGCGCGGTCGAGGAACAGATCTGGTCCACGGAGAAATATCTCGATTTCGTGCCCCGCTTGTTCGAGGCGGTACGCGAGCGGTTCGGTTTCGGCACGCATCTGTTGCACGACGTGCACCACCGCCTGACGCCCATCGAAGCCGCGCGGCTGGGGAAATCCATCGAACCCTATCGTTTGTTCTGGATGGAGGACCCCACCCCGGCGGAGAACCAGGAAGGTTTTCGTCTCATTCGCCAGCATACGGTCACGCCGATCGCCGTGGGCGAGGTCTTCAACAGCATCTGGGACTGCAAGCAGCTGATCGAGGAACAACTGATCGATTACATTCGCGCGACCCTGACGCATGCCGGCGGCATCACCCACCTCAAGCGCATCGCCGACTTCGCTTCGCTGTATCAGGTGCGCATGGGCTGTCATGGCCCGTCCGACCTGTCGCCGGTGTGCATGGGCGCGGCGCTGCACTTCGATCTGTGGGTACCGAATTTCGGCGTTCAGGAGTACATGGGATTCCCCGAACAGGCGCTCGACGTGTTTCCGCATGCCTGGACATTCGACCGCGGCGCGATGCATCCCGGCGAGGCACCCGGCCATGGGGTGGATATCGACGAGGCGCTGGCGAAGAAATATCCTTACGATCCCGCCTATCTGCCGGTCGCGCGACTCGAGGACGGCACGCTCTGGAACTGGTAG
- a CDS encoding L-idonate 5-dehydrogenase, with protein sequence MFAAVLHEPKKIVIDQVETPQPLPGQVQVRVHTGGICGSDLSYYFKGKSGDFAVREPFVLGHEVSGEIAMLGEGVTDLQVGQRVAVNPSLNCGECRFCVKGMTNHCLNMRFMGSASTFPHVQGMFRQFITVAARQCVPVPDALDFAQASMAEPLAVALHALRHAGSLVGARVLVVGCGPIGCILVAVARRAGAHQLFALDLSDKALQKARAMGADEGTLASDQEQITRWSERRGTFDVVIEASGSPAGLETALRAARAGGQVIQVGNLPAGQTPVAANLVMAKELRYQGSFRFTDEYAVAADEIATGKIDLRPLMTHVFPMAEANRAFEVALDRDQSMKVHLQFS encoded by the coding sequence ATGTTCGCAGCCGTATTGCACGAACCCAAGAAAATCGTCATCGATCAGGTAGAGACGCCGCAACCCCTGCCTGGACAGGTGCAAGTCCGGGTGCATACGGGCGGCATCTGCGGTTCCGACCTGTCGTATTACTTCAAGGGCAAGAGCGGGGATTTCGCCGTACGCGAGCCTTTCGTCCTGGGTCATGAAGTCTCCGGCGAAATCGCGATGCTGGGCGAGGGCGTGACCGACCTGCAGGTCGGGCAGCGCGTGGCGGTGAATCCCAGCCTGAACTGCGGCGAGTGCCGCTTCTGCGTCAAGGGCATGACCAATCATTGCCTGAACATGCGGTTCATGGGCAGCGCGTCCACCTTCCCGCACGTGCAGGGCATGTTCCGGCAATTCATCACGGTTGCGGCGCGGCAGTGCGTTCCGGTGCCGGACGCGCTCGATTTCGCGCAGGCGTCGATGGCCGAACCGCTTGCCGTCGCGCTGCATGCACTGCGGCACGCGGGTTCGCTGGTCGGCGCCCGGGTGCTGGTCGTGGGCTGCGGTCCCATCGGCTGCATTCTCGTCGCCGTGGCCAGGCGTGCGGGCGCGCACCAGCTGTTCGCGCTGGATCTTTCCGACAAGGCCCTGCAAAAAGCGCGCGCGATGGGCGCGGACGAGGGAACGCTGGCCAGCGATCAGGAACAGATCACGCGTTGGTCGGAGCGTCGCGGCACGTTCGACGTGGTGATCGAGGCATCGGGCAGCCCGGCAGGGCTGGAGACGGCGTTGCGCGCGGCGCGCGCCGGGGGGCAAGTCATCCAGGTAGGCAATCTGCCGGCGGGTCAGACGCCGGTTGCCGCGAATCTCGTCATGGCGAAGGAGCTGCGGTATCAAGGCTCCTTCCGTTTCACCGACGAATACGCGGTGGCCGCGGACGAGATCGCCACCGGGAAAATCGATCTGCGCCCGTTGATGACGCACGTGTTTCCGATGGCGGAGGCCAACCGCGCATTCGAGGTCGCGCTGGACCGCGATCAGTCGATGAAAGTACACCTCCAGTTCAGCTAG
- a CDS encoding MFS transporter, producing the protein MLHSQRWFVVGLLFFAGVINYLDRAALSITAPMIQKDLHFSHAQMGVVFSCFFLGYALFNFVGGVLSDKIGAKKVFGVSLGVWSLFCGATALANSWLSLIVLRVLFGMGEGPFSSSNNKMVSNWFPRREAATAVGIVSSGTPLGGAIAGPVVGYMAVRFGWRWAFVVIMLFGLAWAVLWMCSTTEYPQQNKRITPAELALIEQGQEGAPSSLADRDTAGPGLGFYLKQPVILATAFAFFSYNYVLFFFLSWFPTYLTEAHHMSLHDMSIATVIPWLLGSVGLASGGVVTDLLLRLTGKPLLARRLVISVSLGVAAVCVGFAGRVASMSGAVALMAVSIFFLYLTGAVYWAIIQDTVARKNVGGVGGFVHLLSNLAGVIGPALTGFIVQATHGSYKSAFLLAGAVAVSGALCSIIWIRPPRIGGQANGVQAV; encoded by the coding sequence ATGTTGCATAGCCAGCGCTGGTTCGTCGTCGGCCTGCTGTTTTTCGCCGGCGTGATCAATTACCTCGATCGCGCCGCGCTGTCGATCACGGCACCCATGATTCAAAAGGACCTGCATTTTTCCCATGCGCAAATGGGCGTGGTGTTCAGCTGCTTCTTTCTGGGTTACGCGCTTTTCAATTTCGTCGGCGGCGTGCTGTCGGACAAAATAGGGGCGAAAAAAGTCTTCGGCGTGTCGTTGGGCGTCTGGTCGCTGTTTTGCGGCGCCACGGCGTTGGCGAACAGCTGGCTGTCCCTGATCGTGTTGCGCGTCCTGTTCGGGATGGGCGAAGGGCCGTTCAGTTCGTCCAACAACAAGATGGTGAGCAACTGGTTTCCGCGTCGCGAAGCGGCCACGGCGGTCGGCATCGTCAGCTCGGGCACGCCGCTCGGCGGCGCGATCGCCGGGCCGGTGGTGGGCTATATGGCGGTGCGTTTCGGCTGGCGCTGGGCATTCGTCGTCATCATGCTGTTCGGTCTGGCCTGGGCGGTCCTGTGGATGTGTTCCACGACGGAATATCCCCAGCAAAACAAGCGCATCACGCCGGCGGAACTCGCGCTGATCGAGCAGGGGCAGGAAGGCGCTCCGTCGAGCCTCGCGGACCGCGATACGGCGGGACCGGGCCTCGGCTTCTATTTGAAACAACCCGTGATCCTCGCCACGGCGTTCGCGTTCTTCTCGTACAACTACGTCCTGTTCTTCTTTCTTTCCTGGTTTCCGACCTATCTCACCGAAGCGCATCATATGTCGTTGCACGACATGAGCATCGCCACGGTCATTCCCTGGCTGTTGGGCAGCGTCGGACTCGCCTCGGGCGGCGTGGTGACGGACCTGCTGCTGCGCCTGACGGGTAAGCCGCTGCTCGCGCGCCGGCTGGTGATCAGCGTGAGCCTGGGCGTGGCGGCCGTCTGCGTCGGCTTTGCCGGGCGTGTGGCGAGCATGTCGGGCGCGGTCGCCCTGATGGCGGTATCGATTTTCTTCCTCTACCTCACCGGCGCGGTGTACTGGGCCATCATCCAGGACACGGTCGCGCGGAAGAACGTCGGCGGTGTGGGCGGTTTCGTGCATCTGTTGTCGAACCTGGCCGGCGTGATCGGCCCGGCGCTCACCGGCTTCATCGTCCAGGCCACGCACGGATCCTATAAAAGCGCGTTTTTGCTCGCCGGCGCGGTGGCCGTGTCGGGCGCGCTCTGCTCGATCATCTGGATCCGCCCGCCTCGCATCGGCGGGCAGGCGAACGGCGTGCAGGCAGTGTGA
- a CDS encoding GntR family transcriptional regulator translates to MTTKPAAPVTSRTRSVPRQSVAVAGGAAPETAVESRRRGNGRQPSLPDLLAQISGDAYEPIGRKIYRALRQAIFTGALAPGTPLSEKEVSEMCGISRQPVREAFIKLVEAGVLQVLPQRGSFVKKISARQVREGRFIREAIEVAVARKAAEVITPVQLAELDDNLRSQEVAAKAHDTTAFLTLDERFHYLIAKSIDCVAAWDAIQGIKAQMDRVRYLSLPDVSPLELMIEQHASIAAALRARDADGVEKSMRAHLREILTSLQPVADRNPDWFEMEASD, encoded by the coding sequence ATGACGACCAAACCCGCCGCACCCGTCACGTCGCGGACCCGTTCAGTACCGCGGCAAAGCGTTGCCGTCGCCGGCGGCGCGGCCCCGGAGACTGCCGTGGAAAGCCGGCGTCGCGGCAACGGCCGGCAGCCATCGCTGCCGGACCTGCTCGCGCAGATTTCCGGGGACGCCTACGAGCCGATCGGCCGGAAGATCTACCGCGCGTTGCGCCAGGCGATTTTCACCGGCGCGCTCGCGCCGGGAACGCCGCTCTCGGAAAAGGAAGTCTCGGAGATGTGCGGTATTTCCCGGCAACCGGTGCGGGAGGCTTTCATCAAACTGGTGGAAGCGGGCGTGCTGCAGGTATTGCCGCAACGCGGCAGCTTCGTTAAAAAGATCTCCGCGCGGCAGGTGCGCGAGGGGCGCTTCATACGGGAGGCGATCGAGGTCGCCGTGGCGCGCAAGGCCGCCGAGGTCATCACGCCCGTCCAGCTTGCGGAACTGGACGACAACCTGCGGAGCCAGGAAGTGGCCGCGAAGGCGCACGACACGACCGCGTTCCTGACGCTCGATGAACGCTTCCATTATCTGATCGCGAAATCGATCGACTGCGTGGCTGCCTGGGACGCCATTCAAGGCATCAAGGCGCAGATGGACCGGGTTCGCTATCTCAGTTTGCCCGATGTCTCGCCGCTGGAATTGATGATCGAGCAGCATGCCAGCATCGCCGCCGCATTGCGCGCCCGCGATGCGGATGGCGTGGAGAAGTCGATGCGGGCGCATCTGAGGGAAATCCTCACGTCATTGCAGCCCGTGGCGGACCGCAATCCGGACTGGTTTGAAATGGAAGCGTCCGACTAG
- a CDS encoding GAF domain-containing protein: MPDFQQPPPRGAALTATYQTLVQQLRSLTQGEPDRIANAANFAALVYHGVPDLNWAGFYFFDGTELVVGPFQGKPACVRIALGKGVCGTAALTRQTQLVPDVHLFPGHIACDAASESEIVVPLVSARGELIGVWDVDSPSLGRFGQDDAAGMAALCAVFVSEVWENPPGTARAVLRRPEI, from the coding sequence ATGCCGGATTTCCAGCAACCCCCGCCGCGCGGCGCCGCGCTCACCGCGACCTATCAGACCCTGGTCCAGCAGTTGCGGTCATTGACGCAGGGCGAACCCGACCGGATCGCCAACGCGGCGAATTTCGCGGCATTGGTGTATCACGGCGTGCCCGACCTGAATTGGGCGGGATTCTATTTCTTCGACGGCACGGAACTGGTGGTAGGCCCTTTCCAGGGCAAACCCGCCTGCGTGCGCATCGCACTGGGAAAAGGCGTGTGCGGTACCGCGGCGCTGACGCGGCAGACGCAACTTGTTCCCGACGTACACCTTTTTCCGGGGCACATCGCATGCGACGCCGCGTCCGAATCGGAAATCGTGGTCCCGCTCGTTTCCGCCCGCGGCGAGCTGATCGGCGTCTGGGATGTGGACAGTCCTTCGCTCGGGCGCTTCGGTCAGGACGACGCCGCGGGCATGGCGGCGCTGTGCGCGGTCTTCGTCTCGGAGGTCTGGGAAAACCCGCCGGGAACGGCGCGGGCGGTTCTGCGCCGGCCGGAAATCTAG
- a CDS encoding inorganic phosphate transporter, which translates to MLTQFVPSSGIVIAMLIACFVMVLAFEATNGFHDASNAVATVIYTHSLKPVPAVIWSGILNFVGVLVGGIAVAYAMVEILPPDVLTPPNGAPAVPMLVSIFAVALFWNILTWAFGIPNSSSHCIIGALIGVAAADALLKSRSLASGVDWRQIKTVLEGLAISPVLGFVLAGGLYHLLRKVVGTGRMFEPPEDGQPPVWWLRALLILTCTSVSFSHGTNDGQKSIGLIMLTIIGLLPGTYALNPAAVDQLANLDRYATAAIPLIRRYGDDVAPQALKAATALRNAKSELDAQAHQLLMKNAAPRSATATRAQLRGYVYDVVSQMKHVGENEKTPPADRKLAGDLRKQMSLPVEYAPLWVRVLSALCLGAGTMIGYQRVVRTLGERLGKRHMTPGQGASAELVGSLLIGSAGFTGLPVSTTHIVTSGIAGTMVAGGQGVQKAMLVRIASTWLVTLPVTMLLSGSLFYLLDHPGR; encoded by the coding sequence ATGCTCACGCAATTCGTACCGTCCTCCGGCATCGTCATCGCGATGCTGATCGCATGCTTCGTCATGGTTCTGGCGTTCGAGGCGACGAATGGTTTTCACGATGCATCCAACGCCGTTGCGACGGTCATCTATACGCATTCGTTGAAGCCCGTCCCCGCGGTTATCTGGTCGGGCATATTGAATTTCGTCGGCGTGCTGGTCGGCGGGATCGCCGTCGCGTACGCCATGGTCGAGATTCTTCCTCCCGACGTGCTGACGCCCCCCAACGGGGCGCCCGCGGTCCCCATGCTGGTCTCCATTTTCGCGGTGGCGTTGTTCTGGAACATCCTGACCTGGGCATTCGGCATACCCAACAGCAGTTCCCATTGCATCATCGGCGCGCTGATCGGAGTGGCCGCGGCCGATGCCTTGCTGAAATCCCGGAGCCTCGCCTCCGGGGTGGACTGGCGGCAAATTAAGACGGTTCTCGAAGGGCTGGCCATCTCGCCGGTCCTCGGCTTCGTGCTCGCCGGCGGGCTTTACCATCTTCTCCGGAAGGTGGTTGGAACCGGGCGTATGTTCGAACCTCCCGAGGACGGGCAGCCGCCGGTCTGGTGGCTGCGCGCCTTGCTCATTCTGACCTGCACTTCGGTGAGCTTTTCGCACGGCACCAACGATGGACAGAAAAGCATCGGTCTGATCATGCTGACGATCATTGGCCTGCTGCCCGGCACGTACGCATTGAACCCGGCTGCCGTCGATCAACTGGCGAATCTCGACCGGTACGCAACTGCCGCGATCCCGCTGATCAGACGATATGGAGACGATGTCGCGCCGCAGGCCCTGAAAGCGGCAACGGCCCTCCGGAACGCGAAGTCCGAGCTGGACGCGCAAGCCCACCAGCTCCTCATGAAGAACGCTGCGCCGCGAAGCGCCACCGCGACGCGAGCGCAGTTGCGTGGCTACGTCTACGACGTCGTATCGCAGATGAAGCACGTGGGCGAGAATGAAAAAACGCCCCCGGCGGACCGCAAGCTGGCGGGCGATCTGCGCAAGCAGATGAGCCTGCCGGTCGAATACGCGCCGCTGTGGGTGCGCGTCCTGAGCGCGTTGTGCCTGGGAGCGGGCACGATGATCGGTTACCAGCGCGTCGTACGGACGCTGGGCGAGCGATTGGGAAAACGCCACATGACGCCAGGACAGGGAGCGAGCGCCGAATTGGTCGGCTCCCTTCTCATCGGCAGCGCCGGCTTCACCGGTCTGCCGGTCAGCACGACGCATATCGTCACCTCGGGCATCGCCGGGACCATGGTGGCTGGCGGCCAAGGGGTACAGAAAGCAATGCTGGTCCGCATCGCCTCGACCTGGCTGGTGACGCTCCCGGTGACGATGCTCCTGTCGGGCAGCCTCTTTTATCTACTCGATCACCCGGGCCGGTGA
- a CDS encoding response regulator transcription factor gives MHDNAGVLGSIARLKVAGLVSKSDIAEELITAVQSVAEERSFLSRHIRQSIGIDMLARLPDKTRLSPRETEVLRLFASGLTGNQIAAQLHRSKKTISRQKVNAFHKLGLSSDVEFFVFLREMKGCDNWLDMGVPTRD, from the coding sequence ATGCACGACAACGCCGGCGTATTGGGATCCATCGCGCGTCTGAAGGTCGCGGGTCTGGTCAGCAAATCCGACATCGCCGAGGAACTGATCACCGCCGTGCAGTCCGTCGCCGAGGAAAGGTCCTTTCTGTCGCGGCATATCCGCCAGTCGATCGGCATCGACATGCTGGCCCGGCTGCCCGACAAGACGCGTTTGTCGCCACGCGAAACGGAGGTGCTGCGACTGTTCGCCTCCGGGCTCACCGGCAACCAGATCGCCGCGCAACTGCATCGCAGCAAGAAAACCATCAGCCGGCAAAAGGTCAATGCCTTCCACAAGCTGGGACTGTCGAGCGACGTCGAGTTCTTCGTTTTCCTGCGGGAGATGAAAGGGTGCGACAACTGGCTGGATATGGGCGTGCCGACGCGGGACTGA